From Chryseobacterium gallinarum, one genomic window encodes:
- the kdsA gene encoding 3-deoxy-8-phosphooctulonate synthase — MIQYLDNIHHKDSKNFFLIAGPCIIEGEDMALRIAEKVISITDKYNIPYIFKGSFKKANRSRVDSFTTIGEEKSLEILKKVGETFNIPTTTDIHENEHAALAAQYVDVLQIPAFLVRQTDLLVAAAKTGKCVTLKKGQFLSPEAMKFAVQKVTDSNNQKVAIIERGNSFGYTDLIVDYRGIPTMREYAPVILDVTHSLQQPNQSSGVTGGRPDLIETVAKAGIAVGADGIFIETHPTPETALSDGANMLRLDLLEDLLQKLTRIRESIL, encoded by the coding sequence ATGATTCAGTATTTAGATAATATTCATCACAAAGATTCAAAAAACTTTTTCCTTATTGCCGGTCCCTGTATTATTGAAGGGGAAGATATGGCACTCAGAATAGCCGAGAAAGTGATCAGCATCACAGATAAATACAATATTCCCTATATCTTTAAAGGAAGTTTTAAGAAAGCAAACAGAAGTCGTGTAGACTCATTTACAACAATTGGTGAAGAGAAGTCTCTTGAAATTTTGAAAAAAGTGGGAGAGACGTTCAATATTCCAACCACTACAGATATTCATGAAAATGAACATGCTGCGCTGGCTGCACAATATGTGGATGTCCTTCAGATTCCTGCTTTTCTGGTTCGTCAGACAGACCTTTTGGTAGCGGCTGCAAAAACCGGGAAATGTGTGACATTGAAAAAAGGACAATTCCTTTCGCCGGAAGCTATGAAGTTTGCAGTTCAGAAAGTGACCGATTCCAATAATCAGAAAGTCGCCATTATTGAAAGAGGAAATTCTTTCGGATATACAGACCTGATCGTAGATTACAGAGGAATTCCTACAATGAGGGAATATGCCCCTGTTATTTTGGATGTTACCCATTCTCTTCAGCAGCCTAATCAAAGCTCCGGAGTGACCGGAGGAAGACCTGATCTTATTGAAACAGTAGCTAAAGCAGGAATTGCAGTAGGTGCCGATGGTATTTTTATTGAGACACATCCAACCCCGGAAACAGCATTATCTGATGGTGCCAATATGTTAAGATTAGATTTGTTAGAAGATTTGTTGCAAAAATTAACAAGAATTAGAGAATCAATTTTGTAA
- a CDS encoding DUF1697 domain-containing protein — MKYCAFLRGVNVKGTNMKMADVCQVFKDAGMKEVSSVLASGNIVFSSDKKAGDLKIILEKAMSERFGYEAFLFVKSQEETEMFWNSIPFEKDENFHLYAFVGLPGVEHVLMDEFQKASRTENEKGIIVNDIFYWRVPKGNTLDSTFGKVLGKKSLKDRFTSRNVNTFEKVLKKMG; from the coding sequence ATGAAATACTGTGCTTTTCTCCGTGGCGTCAACGTAAAAGGAACCAATATGAAAATGGCAGACGTCTGTCAGGTTTTCAAAGATGCCGGAATGAAAGAAGTAAGTTCCGTACTTGCCTCCGGAAATATTGTTTTCTCATCAGATAAAAAGGCCGGCGATTTAAAAATAATATTGGAAAAAGCAATGTCTGAGCGTTTTGGCTATGAAGCCTTTCTATTTGTGAAATCTCAGGAAGAAACGGAAATGTTCTGGAATAGCATTCCCTTTGAAAAAGATGAAAATTTCCATCTCTATGCTTTTGTAGGGTTGCCTGGAGTAGAACATGTTCTGATGGATGAATTTCAAAAAGCTTCCCGGACAGAAAACGAAAAAGGAATCATTGTGAATGATATATTTTATTGGCGGGTTCCAAAAGGAAATACATTAGATTCTACCTTTGGTAAGGTTTTAGGAAAGAAAAGTCTGAAAGACCGGTTTACCAGCAGGAACGTCAATACGTTTGAAAAAGTATTGAAAAAAATGGGATAG
- a CDS encoding glycosyltransferase family 117 protein — MKNWTFRQWNTVLGWVIFVIAFFTYLSTIEPNFSFWDCGEYISSAVKLEVTHAPGAALFQIVGAVAAIFALGKGENYSIIINAMSALFSALTILFLFWTITHLVRRLLNKDFEEITKHQEISILFAGAVGALCFTFSDTFWFSAVEGEVYSMASMFIALLVWLITKWENEYQAADSERWIILIFFILGLSVGVHMMCMLATPMVCLIYYARNYKFTWKNFIWANLITLGILIVVFKIIFPLIMTMFGRLEIFFVNGLGLPFHSGTIAAFILMALICYLMIKYARKTKRNLYQTIALSVVYMIIGFSCWMVIPIRANANPPMNLNDPDTAIGMLDYYNREQYGDWPTIYGQNYTAFLDANGIEKNEDGSFKTKKTGEIYEKDEKTGTYRKTGDRFNYVFNKSHISLMPRMFNEDKDVMANYISMYGAPDFTFNYANEDVADNPQAKQIFDELRTKYEDKTITASDYLKVKPYNLINVQKPSLLQNMDYFISFQNGYYFVRYLMWNFVGRQNDLEGNMESTKGNWISGIPFIDNLLVGNQDKLPAKFKNESTVKFFFLPLILGLIGFFFQLNRDFGRFYALLSLFIITSVGIIFYTGVKPFEPRERDYAMVGSFYAFAIWIGLGAGAILWFLQSKIKSNGANIALGVVLLGVPFMMGFQNYNVHDRSNRYTAYDYAYSVLKSLPKNDILFVYGDNDTYPVWAIQETERFRDDVKVVNFTLASTPWNLDQVKRRTYNAMGIPSELTHEDYRDGVNDQIYMMKKEDWEGVFSMLKEQGAPDTQFQAFRKYLTQDSLTLKEAIDFIKFKSPEKDELLKMYFGEEKYEKYNILPVNKFVLPVNKENALKAGIINQADLPNVANQIMITYKGNTLYKNNLILLDLLANFDWKRPINFSSGGIYDSENIFYLNEYLQFDGFSYRLVPIHTPPTPDGDMGRVDANSLYNVVKNFRWGNFKDLSAHFDETATSNIMSYRMSASRAASALALSGQKAKAIELLDLAAKEIPAEKYNDPRSLSSIVSGYIIAGQEQKGLQLAEVLKKGIFDEYDYYLSLSKTDQSYLRRQIRTKPMEYSLVVSAVTDAYTKIGQKEKAYAYLIKSVEPIDKKFNAFVKDLQQMGKEKAIKESEEVQKITPFYQYLFDVMEPFDSTYSKEKENQITSAIIKATQ, encoded by the coding sequence ATGAAAAATTGGACTTTTAGGCAATGGAACACCGTTTTAGGATGGGTGATTTTCGTCATTGCGTTTTTCACGTACTTGTCCACAATAGAACCCAATTTCAGTTTCTGGGATTGTGGTGAGTACATTTCTTCTGCAGTAAAACTTGAAGTAACGCATGCTCCGGGAGCAGCTTTATTCCAGATCGTGGGTGCCGTGGCAGCCATTTTTGCATTAGGGAAAGGCGAAAATTATTCCATCATAATTAATGCGATGTCTGCATTGTTCAGCGCGTTGACTATTTTATTTTTGTTTTGGACGATTACTCATCTTGTAAGAAGGCTACTCAACAAAGATTTTGAAGAAATTACAAAACATCAGGAAATTTCTATTTTATTTGCCGGAGCAGTGGGAGCATTGTGCTTCACTTTCTCTGATACCTTCTGGTTCTCGGCGGTAGAAGGAGAGGTTTATTCGATGGCTTCAATGTTTATCGCTCTTTTGGTCTGGTTGATCACGAAATGGGAAAATGAGTATCAGGCGGCAGACAGTGAAAGATGGATTATCCTTATTTTCTTTATTTTAGGACTTTCCGTTGGGGTACACATGATGTGTATGCTGGCAACTCCTATGGTATGTCTCATATATTACGCACGAAACTACAAGTTTACCTGGAAGAACTTTATCTGGGCTAACCTTATTACATTGGGAATTTTAATTGTTGTTTTCAAAATTATTTTCCCTCTGATTATGACGATGTTCGGAAGACTGGAAATTTTCTTCGTGAACGGGCTGGGACTTCCTTTCCACTCAGGAACAATTGCTGCATTTATTTTAATGGCTCTGATTTGCTATCTTATGATCAAATATGCCAGAAAAACAAAAAGAAACCTATATCAGACTATAGCTTTATCTGTAGTATATATGATCATCGGTTTCTCTTGCTGGATGGTAATTCCGATCAGGGCAAATGCCAATCCGCCAATGAACCTTAATGATCCGGATACGGCGATCGGGATGCTGGATTATTATAACAGGGAGCAGTATGGTGACTGGCCAACGATCTACGGACAAAACTATACAGCATTTCTTGATGCAAACGGAATCGAGAAGAATGAGGACGGTAGTTTTAAAACGAAGAAAACCGGAGAAATTTATGAAAAAGATGAAAAAACCGGAACTTACAGAAAGACAGGAGACCGATTCAATTATGTATTCAATAAATCTCATATAAGCTTAATGCCAAGAATGTTTAATGAAGATAAAGATGTCATGGCCAATTATATTTCGATGTATGGGGCTCCTGATTTTACCTTCAATTATGCCAATGAAGATGTGGCAGACAATCCACAGGCTAAGCAAATCTTTGATGAACTAAGAACAAAATATGAAGATAAAACAATCACGGCTTCGGATTATTTAAAAGTGAAACCTTATAACCTGATCAATGTTCAGAAGCCTTCATTGCTTCAGAATATGGATTATTTCATCTCCTTCCAGAATGGATATTATTTTGTAAGATATCTGATGTGGAATTTTGTAGGAAGACAAAATGACCTTGAAGGAAATATGGAAAGCACAAAAGGAAACTGGATCTCAGGAATTCCGTTTATAGACAATCTTTTGGTAGGAAATCAGGATAAATTGCCTGCTAAATTCAAAAATGAAAGCACCGTAAAGTTTTTCTTCCTTCCATTAATTTTAGGTTTAATCGGATTCTTTTTCCAGTTGAACAGAGATTTCGGAAGATTCTATGCACTATTATCTCTGTTTATTATAACGAGTGTGGGAATTATTTTCTATACGGGGGTAAAACCTTTTGAACCAAGAGAAAGAGACTACGCTATGGTAGGATCTTTTTATGCATTTGCTATTTGGATCGGATTGGGAGCAGGAGCTATTTTATGGTTCTTACAATCCAAAATAAAATCTAACGGAGCCAATATCGCTTTAGGCGTGGTATTACTGGGAGTGCCTTTTATGATGGGATTCCAGAATTACAATGTACATGACAGAAGCAACAGGTATACAGCTTATGATTATGCATATTCGGTATTAAAATCATTGCCGAAAAACGACATTTTGTTTGTTTACGGGGATAATGATACGTATCCGGTTTGGGCAATCCAGGAAACGGAAAGATTCAGAGATGATGTGAAAGTGGTTAACTTTACCCTTGCTTCAACACCTTGGAACTTAGATCAGGTGAAAAGAAGAACCTACAATGCGATGGGAATCCCAAGTGAACTGACACATGAAGATTACCGAGACGGGGTAAATGACCAGATCTATATGATGAAGAAGGAAGATTGGGAAGGTGTTTTCTCTATGTTGAAAGAACAGGGAGCTCCTGATACGCAATTCCAGGCTTTCAGAAAATATCTTACACAGGATTCATTAACATTGAAGGAAGCTATTGATTTTATTAAATTCAAATCCCCGGAAAAAGATGAATTATTAAAAATGTATTTCGGAGAAGAGAAATACGAAAAGTATAATATTCTTCCGGTAAACAAATTCGTCCTTCCTGTCAATAAAGAAAATGCTTTAAAAGCTGGAATTATCAATCAGGCAGACCTTCCAAATGTTGCCAATCAGATTATGATTACTTATAAAGGAAATACCCTTTATAAAAACAATTTGATTTTATTGGATCTATTGGCCAATTTCGATTGGAAGCGTCCTATCAACTTTTCATCGGGAGGTATTTATGACAGCGAAAATATATTTTATCTGAACGAATATCTTCAGTTTGATGGTTTCAGTTATAGATTAGTACCAATTCATACACCTCCGACTCCTGACGGAGATATGGGTAGAGTGGATGCTAACTCTCTTTACAATGTGGTGAAAAATTTCAGATGGGGGAATTTTAAAGATTTAAGTGCTCACTTTGATGAAACTGCGACATCCAATATTATGAGTTACAGAATGTCTGCAAGCAGAGCTGCTTCAGCACTTGCCTTAAGTGGACAAAAAGCGAAAGCAATCGAATTATTGGATCTTGCTGCTAAGGAAATTCCTGCTGAAAAATACAATGATCCACGTTCATTAAGTTCTATCGTATCTGGATATATCATTGCCGGTCAGGAACAAAAAGGTCTTCAATTGGCAGAAGTACTTAAGAAAGGAATTTTTGATGAATATGATTATTATTTGAGCCTTTCAAAAACGGATCAAAGCTATCTGAGAAGACAAATAAGAACAAAACCTATGGAATATTCACTGGTAGTTTCAGCAGTAACAGATGCTTATACCAAGATAGGGCAGAAAGAAAAAGCTTATGCATATCTGATAAAATCCGTTGAGCCAATAGATAAAAAATTCAATGCTTTTGTAAAGGATTTACAGCAGATGGGTAAAGAAAAAGCCATAAAAGAATCTGAAGAAGTTCAAAAGATTACGCCGTTCTATCAGTATTTATTTGATGTGATGGAGCCTTTTGATTCTACCTATTCAAAAGAAAAAGAAAATCAGATTACTTCAGCAATTATTAAAGCAACACAATAA